Within Heptranchias perlo isolate sHepPer1 unplaced genomic scaffold, sHepPer1.hap1 HAP1_SCAFFOLD_1622, whole genome shotgun sequence, the genomic segment tcccaccatcagCGTGCCGTGCCCGAGCTGCCAGCGGGAGGTGGACCTGGGCGAGAGGGGCCTGACCGAGCTCTTCCGCAACCTCACCCTGGAACGCATCGTGGAGCGCTACAAACACACAGCCAACATCGGGGCAGCCGTGCTCTGCCAACTCTGCAAGGTCCCGGCCCAGGAGGCCACAAAGGGCTGCACGGACTGCAGGGCCAACTACTGCAACGAATGCTTCAAGCTCCATCATCCCTGGGGGACGCCCAAGGCTCAGCACGAGTACATCGGACCCACGCCCAGCTTCAGACCCaaggtgagtctctctctctctctctctctctctctccagctcggCAACCCCGaggagtcataagaacataagaaacaggagcaggagtaggccattcggcccctcgagcctgctccgccattcaataagatcgtggctgatctgatcctaacctcaaatctaaattcatgtccaatttcctgcccgctccccgtaacccctaattccctttacttctaggaaactgtctatttctgttttaaatttatttaatgatgtagcttcctggggcatcaaattccacagacctaccaccctctgagtgaagaagtttctcctcatctcagttttgaaagagcagccccttattctaagattatgccccctcgttctagtttcacccatccttgggaacatccttactgcatccacccgatcaagccccttcacaatcttatatgtttcaataagatcgcctctcattcttctgaactccaatgagtagagtcccaatctactcaacctctcctcgtatgtccgccccctcatccccgggattaaccgagtgaaccttctttgtactgcctcgagagcaagtatgtcttttcttaagtatggacaccaaaactgtatgcagtattccaggtgtgatctcaccaataccttatataactgcagcaatacctccctgtttttatattctatcccccgagcaataaaagccaacattccgttggccttcttgatcacctgctgtacctgcatactaaccttttgattttcttgcactgggacccccagatccctttgtactgcagtactttccagtttctcgccattgagataataacttgctctccgatttttcctgccaaagtgcataacctcacattttccaacattgtattgcatctgccaaatctccgcccactcacccagcctgtctatatccccttgtaggttttttatgtcctcc encodes:
- the LOC137309344 gene encoding tripartite motif-containing protein 46-like, with product MKNIERELICPQCKEMYKQPIILPCMHNVCLMCATELLVQQGILCAEPTSEPSSPASTPMMRSPRLGRRAAPKTDRLDRLIRAGYGTYPGRRRGAAHPPTISVPCPSCQREVDLGERGLTELFRNLTLERIVERYKHTANIGAAVLCQLCKVPAQEATKGCTDCRANYCNECFKLHHPWGTPKAQHEYIGPTPSFRPK